The sequence CGGAAGAACCGGCAGAAAGTAGGAATGGTCATATTGGCCACGGCGGCAATCTCTTCCAGGGTAATGGGTTCCAGGAAATGTTTGAAGGAGTAATCAATGATCTTTTCTATCGCGGGGTTGACAGAAACGGCCGGATCATGAAAGTCTGCGGCCAGTATCTTATACTGCTGGGAGGCGCTGAGCTTATGCAGGCATTGGAATAACAACAATAATTTCTCAAACCCTTTGGCTGTATGCAGGGCATGCATATCCTGCTGCATCTCTTTCTTCAGTCTTTTCTGTAGCAGTATACCATTATTCTTTTTCAGCAGAGCTTGAATGGTCTTCATCTCCGGCATCTGGAGTAAACCCTCTCCCCAGCAGTCACCGGTAAAATGCACCACCAGTACCGCACAGTTCATCTTGGGATGGTGCTTCCGGAACCAGTGGGGGAGGTTGCCGGCAATAAAGAACACATCATTTACCTTATAGTCACATACATGATCACCGATCAGGGCAGTGCCATGCCCCTTTAAAATGGTGATCAATTCATACTCCGGATGTTTATGCCAGTTCGTTTCAAACTGCGGCGTTTCATACACACGGCAGGCAAAACTCTGGTTAGCATCCGGCTCTACTCTCTGAATAAGCGTTTTCACTGGTAAATAGCAAGGATTTTATCAGTCTTTTACCATAAATGTACCATCATTTGATAAGATAGCATATTTTCTTTTAAGAATAGCAGTTGTACGGGACGGCAAATCCTGTAATATTTGCGGATTGTATTACACCAAAACGATTATATGAAAATAGTAACCGGGTCTACGGAATTCTTCAAAGGGATTCCTGCCATCAAATTTGAAGGCTTGCAAACAGATAATCCATTGGCCTACCGCTGGTACGACGAAAACAAAGTGGTAGCCGGCAAACCCATGAAGGACTGGCTGCGTTTTGCTGTAGCTTACTGGCATTCTTTCTGCGGTAGCGGCGCCGATCCTTTTGGAGAGGCCACGCATCTTTTCCCCTGGGATGTTAAAAAAGATCCTGTTGAAAGGGCTAAAGACAAAGCCGATGCTGCTTTTGAATTCATCACCAAAATGGGCCTCCCTTATTATTGCTTCCATGATGTGGATGTAGTGGAATATACCAACGATGTGGAAGACAATGACAAAAGACTGGCCACCCTCACCCAATATTTAAAGGAGAAACAGGATGCCAGTGGCGTAAAGCTGTTGTGGGGCACCGCGAACCTGTTCAGCAACAGGCGGTATATGAATGGCGCTGCCACCAATCCCGATTTTCATGTGCTCACCCATGCCGCAGCACAGGTGAAAGCAGCCCTCGATGCTACCATTGCACTGGGCGGCGAAAACTACGTATTCTGGGGCGGCCGCGAAGGCTACATGAGTCTGCTCAATACCAACATGAAAAAGGAGAAAGAGCACCTGGCCCGCTTCCTGCATGTATCCAAAGACTATGCAAGGAAAAATGGCTTCAAAGGCACCTTCTTCATTGAGCCCAAGCCCTGCGAGCCTACCAAGCACCAATACGATTACGACGCAGAAACCGTGATCGGCTTCCTGCGCCAGTATGACCTGCTGAACGATTTCAAACTGAACCTCGAAGTAAACCACGCCACGCTGGCCGGCCATACCTTCCAGCATGAGCTGCAGGTAGCGGTAGATGCCGGTTTATTGGGCAGTATGGATGCGAACCGCGGTGATTACCAGAATGGCTGGGATACCGACCAGTTCCCCACCAACCTCAATGAGCTTGCCGAAACCATGCTCATCATCCTGGAAGGTGGTGGATTTAAAGGTGGTGGCATCAACTTCGACGCCAAGATCCGCCGTAACTCTACCGATCCGGAAGACCTCTTCCATGCGCACATTGGTGGTGTGGATACTTTTGCCCGGGCGCTCATCACGGCTGATGCCATCCTGCAAAAAAGTGCGTATAAAAAGATCCGCCAGGAGCGCTACAGCTCTTTTGATGGTGCAGAAGCAAAAGCTTTTGAAGCAGGGAAATCCACGCTG comes from Paraflavitalea devenefica and encodes:
- a CDS encoding AraC family transcriptional regulator, translating into MKTLIQRVEPDANQSFACRVYETPQFETNWHKHPEYELITILKGHGTALIGDHVCDYKVNDVFFIAGNLPHWFRKHHPKMNCAVLVVHFTGDCWGEGLLQMPEMKTIQALLKKNNGILLQKRLKKEMQQDMHALHTAKGFEKLLLLFQCLHKLSASQQYKILAADFHDPAVSVNPAIEKIIDYSFKHFLEPITLEEIAAVANMTIPTFCRFFRKNIKKTYFEFIRDLRISHACKLLTTTSQPILEVCYESGYKSWAHFSKQFKEVKQQTPSQFRRQFMEGFAV
- the xylA gene encoding xylose isomerase → MKIVTGSTEFFKGIPAIKFEGLQTDNPLAYRWYDENKVVAGKPMKDWLRFAVAYWHSFCGSGADPFGEATHLFPWDVKKDPVERAKDKADAAFEFITKMGLPYYCFHDVDVVEYTNDVEDNDKRLATLTQYLKEKQDASGVKLLWGTANLFSNRRYMNGAATNPDFHVLTHAAAQVKAALDATIALGGENYVFWGGREGYMSLLNTNMKKEKEHLARFLHVSKDYARKNGFKGTFFIEPKPCEPTKHQYDYDAETVIGFLRQYDLLNDFKLNLEVNHATLAGHTFQHELQVAVDAGLLGSMDANRGDYQNGWDTDQFPTNLNELAETMLIILEGGGFKGGGINFDAKIRRNSTDPEDLFHAHIGGVDTFARALITADAILQKSAYKKIRQERYSSFDGAEAKAFEAGKSTLEDLRAYAIKNGEPATRSGKQEFIENIINNYL